GTTTAAAAGATTATTTCTTaattttcagtttattttgttCTCCACTAGaagagagaggagggagaggaagacgGCTGCGACAGGGGTCTTCCTCTCTTGATGAGCCCTGCTCACACACAGTAGGCATCATATGATGCCTCTCTGGCATTGAAAGACTTGCTTCATCATTCGTATAAAAACACTTCTTGCTAATCCAGCAGGCCACAAATATTGACTCTGATAACATGAAGAGGGTGGAGCTGCAGGATGTGTTGGGTGGGGCCTGTGGTCCTGCTCTGTCCTCAGGGGAGGCGTGGAGGTTCACCTGGCGGGGGTCCAACATACGTATAGTGTGGGTGGCTCCCCTGCTGAGGGTTggggctgggagctgggagttGGCCTGGACAAGCTGGGCAAAAAGAGTTAAGAGTCATTCTATTTTACACATATAACATTAGACCGATGAGCAGCTGAACTGCTGCCTGTTTACTCATCTTGTGTGACGTAGCTGGCGGGGAACAGGCTGGAGGTGAGGAGCGGGATCAACAGATTGCAAATGGGGGTGCtggaagggtgggggggaggggacagcAAGCCTGAGTTTTGGGGAAACACTGTGGAGATGCAGGAAGGAAGCTGTCAGCTGCTCGGGCACCTTCGCTCTCTCAGGCCTGGAGCCATGAACACTGCACTGCCCTGACAAGAAGCCCAGGTCAAGTAGCTTTCAGTGGCAGCAGGAGTCTGGCCGCCTTGCTCAGCCTGGCAGCAGCCATCCACACATGTGACTTCCTGCACAGACCTGCTGCTCTCCGTCATGCCAGGGCTGTCCCAGTCCCACGGCACAGTGCAGCACTTTTCTTCTCCTGTCTTGCCGTTGTCGAGCTCCAGCGCCATTGGTGTTGCAGGCTGTGTTTCATGTAACTGGCCAGGTGAACTGCCCTGGCTTCCCCTACCATTCCTCTCAGGGTGGGTCGGGAACCTCCGGACACCAGCAGAGCAGCTCTCAGATGAACCCAAAGGAGATTCATGTGCGCATGAACAGGCTGGAGTTGTATGCTGAATTGACATCAACTTCACATTTCGTTGGCATCCTCTCCCTCCAACTgacatggtggtgggggggacagTGAAAGACACTGGACAGCATGGATATTCCTTCAGGTTTATGGTACAAAGTGATACCTGAAGGTTAGTGTTGTAGAACCACTTTGCTTCACTAGGGGGAGCACATGAGCCAGATTGCTTTTAAGCACAAGGCAGAAGATGAGGAAGGAAGAAAGGAAGATATGAGTTCACTACACCTGTAAGGAAGTGCAGCATTCTGCCATTGCTTTACATGCCTTTAACACCTGCAGaaatcacacacaaacaaaggTGAACACTCACGAGGCCCTAATCAATAATCACCTGTCCTTTTAGCAACTTAAACCCCCAACACACACTCTAGGTGTGACCCAACAGACTAGAGGCTCTCAAATGGCCCGGCCAGGAAAGGCAGTTCACCGCCTGAATCACCACGCACTGATCTGGAccttgaatgaaatgcatttgacAGCACAGGTTCCCCAGACCTCAGACCCTACTGTAGGGTTGCATGGATGACAGGTCTGCTGCACACGACCTCTCAATCACCTGCTCAGATACCAAGAGAACCATCCATCCGCATGACCAATATTCCTTGTCTGATTGTGTATTGTATGCTGATAGTTGACCCCTGGGATTAAGGGATCAGTCTGTAATCTTTTAGGTCCTCTGACACATTCTGCAACATAAGGAGCCTGAAATGCTAACAGTGGTCCAATGATACGTTTCTTGCATCTTCTCACCATTGAATGGAATGCATTGTAATGGCTCTTACATGTTGTGAATTGGATTGTTTCTGGTGCTGCTGATTGTCTTTTCCTCCTACTACCTATCCTGAAGAACTTAACTTTAATGTCGTTGTCTTGCTTATGGCATCACACCCCGTGGTCTTGATTATCAATGTTTTATGTTTGCTACTGATTATATAATTGCATATTCAGTTGGGTTGTCACTAACCACCAGTTGGGTTGTCACTTTAGTCACCTtctgaaataatttatttttcaggGTCAAAAGCTCAGTGCAAGCACCAGTGTAGGTGAGTCACGTTGGGATGAGACTCTGGGATGCAGATCACATATGCAGCATCAGGTTATAGTGACGAAAGACTAGGACTTAGGACCAGCGTGTCATGACGTCTTGTCTCATGAGAGCTCAACTGTTCAGCTGAACGAAAACGCATGAGGTCTGCTGTTTTCTTTTGATAAGACTTAAAGTTCATTAATGATACTATATTAATTAACTACATGGGTAAGTATCTTACATGGCGTGACAGTGATATGAATAGTTTGATAGACATAATTTTCGTTTGGATTCAAGAAATCAGTTTATAAACAAATAATTGTATTGTTCTACTTATTTAGCTATCTCCATAGTTTTACAGCCCACCGAGTAATAGAAACGGCTTAGTTTATCGTATTTAGATGTCGGCTAAGACCGAACAATCAGTCTGACTGCTCGACTGCAAGAAAATCTTAAACCCGTAGGATAATCACGACCTCGGTAAAGCATACAATGCAGTTTCGCttagaaacaaaaaatgttaagCAAGAGCAACGTGGATACACATACACTTAAAAAACATAATAGGCCTACCACATATGACAAGTCTCTtttttgtattcacatctttatCATTCTGTAATTTTGTATCATTCACAAACGGCATCATTCTCAGACTTAAAACAAACACGACTAACACAAACTTCGAAAGAAAGTTGCTTATTTAAAACCCTCCTGTAAAATGATGAATGGTCCACCCAAGCTTCAATCATAAGCCATGTTTCTTCTATTGGCTTACGGAACTTTCTATCAAAACTTAGTTTACTCTCCAACTACACAATTTCGTCAACGGTATTCTGTCTCACAATTTCGATTGGTTCAAACAGTTTTATTGACAGACGAACACTTAGTTAAAACAGAAAGTCATGCCTCCAGCTGCCCTTAACACGCCCACTCGCTTTCCCGGCCTTGACCGCTAGTCTTCCAAAATCCCGGAGTACTCTGACGTTAGCAGCGACTTTCCCTTACCTTTAGGTGTCTCTGTTATTGGTGTTACTGGAGCCCACGGTAAGCAGTTTCGTAAGGCCTTTGGAAGTTTTTCGCCCACAAGAGCTTGACTATAGCTTCAATACCAGCCGATTAATGAACCCCCTCAAGACACACCAGTCAACGTATTCAATTCGTACAGTAaaacttaatttaaaaacacagtGGTAGACAATTGGGACAACTGTGTCGTAAGTTTCCCTGTTGCTGTTTTAATAGTGAAATGACGACTAGCGGACGTTAGACTTAggagctatatatatatatatatgtgtgtgtgtctatcgtTATTCATTTATTCCAGCTTGCAAGTGATGACATGGACCTGTCGCCTTCAGTGGCTTTTTCCTCTTCTTCTTACTGCTTCTTAAATCTCGTTACCCACCGTATTACGTACACGGCAGCGGTAAGAACAGACGATGCTGCCTCCTGCTTGAGCCAAGCTGAGGGAGCACAGGCGGCCGCTGGGGCTAATTTCCAAGGCTCGCTCCGCTCCGGCGACGCCAGTCCATGATTTGAGTATtcaaacgaaaaaaaaaaggggaacGCGCCGGTTTAATGGTTACTATGGACGAGTCTACACCCGATTTGGAGAGGGGGGTCAACCCAACCTATTTTATTTTGTCACAGCCCCCctgtgaaagaaaaaaaaattataaataccTCACCCCTAGCTCGGTAAATATTATCGTGCCCCCTCCAACTCGGCAAATTTAATTATCCTGTATTTCTTGAAGGGCTGAACCCCCCTAAGCACTTAGCTTAGGACAAGtccaaaaaaaatctaaaacataattggattgatCTGGGTTGAGGACCCAATTTGAGATGCTTTCATAGGGCCCgaaatctctagcagcacccctgcccctaagggtcaaatcctagaatcacccccgACAGTCACCTTCGTTCACACACAAACTGATATGGCATCTTCAGACTTAACTATCGattcatcttctaactgcttatcctaggCAACATAAGGCCGATAACAccttacatacatacacacaccaatCAGCCTGATTACAGCTTTGGATTGTGTGAGGAAACGTGCAGGATACAGCAAGAatatgcaaacttcacacacggTGCAGCAGTGGGAACCACtaatcctggaggtgtgagtcaCCATGCCGTCCAGAATGAACAAATTCATCTCCATCTGCACCCGGAACGGACCGAACGCCTGGTTTCCTGTAAGGTTAGCGGCTGTGTGGTGTCCGCTCAGTCAAATCAGGCCCCCTCTTCCTGCCATAttatcactgccccccccccccccaccccactgaaTAACATCAATAATTACTGTAGTAACTATTATCACTATGGCCACTAAAAATGCTTTAACCCAGAATAAGCTAATAGGGTTGATGGGTCGTTATCACACAGCAAGACATACTCACACACTCATAAACAGCACACGGAGGCCAGCTATTTcagtataattatattatatcatattttatataattagaAGTCAATGTAGTACCTGAAGCTCTAATCACACAGAGAGGACGACAGTGTCCCCCTGAACACACGGTCCcaacacagagaaagagagagagagacggagaggGGAAAAGGCACAAGGAAATCTCAGCGTGAGGATGAAACGCAGGCACGGAGCGGGCGGCCAGGTGTCCGGCACTCGGGCCTGCGGACTCAGAGCGATTGGCACAGGCTGGGGGGCACGCAGGGCCGGGACACAAAGGCACGAGTACGTCTCCGAAGCGCAAAGTAAAACGACAGCGAGGACGGGGACAGACGGCTGAAAGGAGGGTAAATAATACAAAGGCacacaaaaaatgaaaagagcaGGGGATACGAGAGATACGTGAAcagtaaacaacataacaaaggCGTTTTAGAACAAAATATAATGCTATTATTGAGGACATTATCATAATTATTAATAACCTATGTCTCTTGAATAAcattctctccctcctcctcttccttccTGCTCGTTCTCCCCCCAATTCACCAGCACAgtaagagacagagagaggtaTACAGGTATGTGATCCCCTTATCTTAGAGTTTCTCCTTCCAAAGTTTGTCTTGTCCTGCAATGCTAACAGACGTGTGCgtttgcacacacacagacaattgCATAAATACACAGTGTTGTTAATAAACTGTTGGATCTGGGTTAGTGTGTAAACATCTTCCTCTCTAGCCAGTACAACTGAACTTCATTATTAGTGCTATTACTGCTTATGGGCCCCCGGTTAGCAGTGCGACTTTAGTGTTTTATCTGGAAAGCTATTCTCTAcgttctctctctgtctctctctctttctcccctcCTCCTGCTGTCTCACAGCATCCCTTAGGATACATATTTTAATAGTGTTAGTACCTCCTTTACGCCCTCAGTCTTTTACACAAAGAAAAATACTGGTTGTCGATGGCTGTTGGTCGCCTCCCGCTTGTTGCCTAGCTGTCAGAAGAAGGAGTACTGGTTGTCGATGGCTCTGGCTCTGCCGGCCTCCCTCTCCTCACTGTCCTCCAGCTGCCGCAGGGCGGCCTCCCTCTCCcgatccctctctctctcctcacagTCCTCCGTCCCTCCGCTCACCGCCACAGCCCCCGGTCCGGCGGTCTCCGCCTCATCTCGCCGCTCCTGAGGTGGGGTAGGGGGTGGTGGCCGaccagggggtgggggagggggtggtggtTGTGGGGGGCTACGGGGTCTGCTGGTCAAGTCTGTACAGAGAAAGAAAaagcgagcgagagagagagagagagagaagccgtAATAAAGACATAACACCTGGCGTAGTAATGAAAAAGTAGGGagagatttaaaaaagaaactggaCCAAAATAATGGGGAATCCAGAGCAGGAAATGACTGAGAAAGCAAGAGGATGAAGGCTATGGCCTGATAGAATGTGGCAggcgggagggagggagagagccGTGCTTTCAGTAGCCGGCAGAGCTACACACAGGCCGTACCCTCCTGTGTGGCTAAGCTTTTTTGCGGGCCGTGTCAACGGTGAAATAAGCAAACGTGAAAAGCACAAGTGTGACGAAGCACATTTACCGGCTTCCAACTAGAGTCGCGTGCCAGGGGGCCCCCTCAGGTGCAGCGCTCCAGGACCTGGCTGGCTCGTGGAGTGGTGCCCGGCCTACCTGTCATCACtacctcacttcctgtctctgtcagcTATGGGTGACTGTGCTTTAATGGGAATATGAGGTAAGGGCAGCAACTGCTACCGTCTTATGGCAGAAAGCGGAGCTCTGTGGGAAAACACCACTGCTGCTTCTGTCGAGAATAACATGCGTATGAAATGAAGGAGAAGTGCAGGCCGTCAGCAGTCTATGGTGATTGGATGGTCTGTCTCCCCACTCGCACACTATGCTTAATGATCACAGCCCTCCTCTTCTCTTCTTCCTCTCTGTCAGCCACTTTGATCATCTCCTGCTTTGTCTCACACTCTACCTTACCTGCCTACTGCTCTTGGCACCATTTGTCTTTCTTCACTAATTTCCTCTCTCACTTTTGGTTTTATTATGAATATTACTATCACTATTAATTCAGGGTCAGAGTTGCTGTATATTTTATTGGAGTCATGCAGAGTCAGTTATAAGGGTCCGATAGCAGGGGGCCACATATGACAGTGAAGCTGCCTGGGCCCCTTGCCTCATCTTCTGTGCTGAACCCCAGCTCTCCGGCTGCATTTCTCAATCTCTCCACATCTCCAGCCTATCAATCCCATAAGCCCCTGCTCCCTTTTGTCCCTGTACCACTCTATTGTCCTCTCCTCTTGCCCTCCTCTTGTTGTGTCTGGTCTCACTTACACACAGTCAGAGATGGGGGTTGATGGAGAATCGGGGTGGCGCGGGGTGATGACATCACAGACTGTGGGCCTGCTGCCTGCCCTGTCCCGGCCTGCGAAGATGACCCAACGACAAACAACAACagagacagccaatcagagctctGAAATGCGTGGGGGCAGGGTAAGGGGCTAAGGGGAAGATGGCAGCTCCTAAGCTGTTAGGGGTGAGGACTGAGAGGGCAAGCCAAACGAAATCCAACAGGAAGCATGAGAAGGACCATCATGCTGACAGGGCGTTTCTAGTGAGGTCAGCCTGCTACCTTGTGCAGCCTAATACAGGTGCAGCAACAGCTATAGCATAGACACATCAAAGAAGAAGCTTAGCAACTCAGCAACGATTACAAAGATTCACACAGCACACTAGCGAGATCAAAAGAAACACTGGAACAGGACATAGAGGCTGGGCGTGACCTCCACTCAATGTGTGTCAGTGTGACTCGCCAAGTGCACAACTGCAAAGCATGATGGGACTGAGGAAACATGTCGGTGCCATAGGTAAGACAGACGATGGCATTTACATGGGCTGATCCAGCTGCCAAAGGTCTGATGGGATGGCCTCACACAATTTACCTTCACACAGCCCTATTGTTGAGTCTGGGGTTTTCGCCCTTTTATAAGTGCGCTGCTCCCTGAGACATGGAATGGATTGAGCCATGTCCTCTCTCTTGGGCCACTAAATAAAACACCTCTTTACCTGGCTGCCGTATAGCGGTGGCCCCCACAAAGCTGATGAGTGTGACATCAGAGGCCCCCCCAGACTCCAAGGGGATGGGGTGGACCCGGAAGTGCTCCAGCATGTCAAAGATGGACTGGAACCAGAGGTGCTGGACCCGACACTGGCCGTCCTCGTTCAGGGAGAGACGCAGGTGCTGGGGGCGGAGAGGGTCATCAGGAATTTTGCGGGATATCAAGCACAGGGTAAACGCATGCACGGTGATGTCATGCATTTGAAGACTACAGCTCCCATGAGcctcagctcctccagctcacCTTGGCTTTGCCCTGGAAGTTGAAGGTGAGGACGTACTCTCCACGGCGGGTCTCACTCTGCCGTACCAGGAACACGCCGTGGCTGGCGGGGCCACCCGCCAGGACTAGCTGGGCCGCCCGCAGCCGGGACAGGGTACCATGGAACCACTGGCACTCACTGAGCGGATGCTCCAGGGTCTCTGGGGTGGGCGCTGCCACGTCCGAGAAAAGGAAGGAGCCTGAGGACGGACAAGATGACAGCATCACTTTACTAGGGATGGAAGTTGTCCTTACTGCTCACGATTGCCTGTTTAAAGGGTCCCTCTCTAATctcagcatatatgtgtaaCTGAATGAGAAGTATTAATAGATGAGACCTTTTTCTAATGTAGCTATGGCACCAGAAAGCTATGTATTTGATATCAATGTAAAGTAGCTAGAGAAGCCGCTTATTTTTACCTGTAGCATCAGGCGTCTCAGCAAATGGAGTGCCCAGGttggcccctcccccacccagaagCCGGCTCTCCGATTCATCGAGAGGGGCACGTGGGGGCagttctggggggaggggctccaGGACTGGGGATGAACCACCAACTCCCCTATAACATACTGACACGATGTACACGCGGTCAGCGTCATGCAGCTCACAGCAATTACAGTAAACACAACGTCAGTACTTAAACGGACTCAATATCAAAATAATGCAATTAAGAGGACGAAGGTAAGCGGAGGCCCACTACTACTCAGCCTTGGTGCCTGACCTTGCGAGAGGCGGTCATTGAACTCAGGAGTCCCGCTGATCTCCGTCTGGACAGGTGCACACGTGCCTTCCATGTCCTCCTGCTCactgggggggatgggggaggaaTGAGATCTCGGTCAAACCAGTAGTCCTGGTCAGTCCCGCACCTCCCCAAGAGGAGGCGCTATACTCGTTCCAGCTGCGGCCCGTGCTCACCGAGGCACCCTCACCTCAGGCTAATGCCATTTCTGATGTCAGTCAGCCAGGCCTTCATCTGGCCTGCGTCCCGGGTCTCCACCATGTAGTGTACGGCATCCTCTACCTGTGGGGGCAGAGCTGCACTAGCACCACGTCTCTGACATCATTGCCGCGCCAGAGCCGAGGCAAGGTGCCCTCATAGAGAGGTCCCTACCTGCAGCAGGAACGTGTTCTCCTTGTCAGGCACCTCCAGGGCAGTGGtactcctcacatccagaaTGGAGGAGCAGGGAACAGTCACCCTGGGCTTCGAGGCCTTGggtgggtgggcggggggggggacagcagagAGGAGACGAAACTTTTTTCAGTGTGGCAGGATGTAAAATTTCTTAGGTGTAGCCGAGACAGGAGAAAGCAAAGCTGAACAAAAAAGGATGGATTCACAGTTCAGCACAGTGATAATGATGCCGCAGAGTCTCCTCATACTTGCCTTTGGAGGAATGAAAAACTCCAGGAAATACTCCTCCCCTCGCTCGCCTCCGTCCTTCTCCCACTCCCTCAGGACCAGGCGGCACTTCTGCCAGCGCCCAGCCCGCCAGCCCGCCCCCAGGGACAGCCCCGTGCCGGCTTGGGTGGCGCCGGACACCTCGGACCCGTGGTGCAGGTGGTGCAGTGCAAAGGAGAAGCCGGCAAAGCCATGGCCGCTGGGGGCGGACAGCTCATCAGAGGAGGAACTGACGTTGACACCGCCCTCCCGCACCAGCCGGCCTGCTTTCTTGGGCCCCCCGGGCGCTGGCGTAGCTGTCGACAGAGAGGACGACGTGGGCAGCGGTGGTGGCGGCGGTGAACGGGACAGCCGCAGCTTTTCCAGCCGGTGGCTCcatttctccctctctcccacaCCACTTTCCCCATTGCTCCTTCGCCGGTCCCGGGCCTCCGAGAGGGACAGGGAGGTGGCGCTGCTGGAGGAGGACGGTGgcagggaggaagaggaggagtgCGGCATGGCCAGCGgcagggagagggagacaggcaGGGCGCTGGGTGTCTGCGGCTGGGAGCCGGAGCCCCTCTTGCCATCCTGGGTGCCCATGGTGTAGCTGTagctggagctggggggggtctGCAGGCTGTCCCCTGAAGAGCTGCGCCAGTGCAGGATGCCACGCACGCTGCCCCTCACGCTGCGGCCCACATTCCGCAGGGAAAAGCGCTTCTTCAGCTTGCTCTTGGAGTGGCTCCCGCCAACCATGCCATTGCCCTTGGAGGATGCCGAGGGGGGCAGGGTCACCGTTGACGGACAGGCATTGGCTCCACCCAGGCATACTTCCCTCTCTGCATCCGCATCATCTCCCACTGGCCCTACCCAGCTcccttcatcttcctcctcgCCATTCCCCACAACGTGTCCAAGGGCCGGCCTCGACGAGATGCCCGCGTCCGCCCGCCCGCCATTGTTCCCACCcatggaggaggagcaggaggaagaggaggatggaGGGAGGATCTGGGTGTGGGCGTAGGTGTCCTGGTACGAGGTGGGGTATCTGTCCACCACCCGCACGTCATGCACCACCCGGATTGGCAGCGCCTTGGGTGTTGGTCGCAAGTGAGTTACTGGGCAGGTGGGTGTGGTCTCCGGGACCAGAGGGGGCgagagctcctcctcctccagagAGGTGGCATCGGAATTGGGCACCCAGCCTCCCGCCTCCTTGGGTGTCACTCGGCCCTCCAGCTCGCTCTGGAAGTGGCGCACAAACCTGTCCGTGAAGCGGCGGCAGAAGGCACCGGCCGAGTCTGCAGAGTAGTGCGGGTTCTCCAGGAGGAACGCCCGGAAGTGCCGGGCAAAGTCGCCAGCCGCCAAGCGAGCATGGAGCTCACAGAAGTCTGTCCAGCTGAGTGATGGTGACGGCGACGGCGTGGGCGTGTCCGACAGCGAGGACGACTGCGCTGGCGGAGGGGGCGGCGGTGGGGGCAGCAGCGAGGGTGAAGGCGGGGAGGGAGAAGGAGATGGGGGAAGAGGAGAGGCGTTCGAGGCACGTGGGCTAGGAGGTGTGAGCAGCGAGCCGTTCATGGTTCTGTCAAGTGACTTGGATTAAAGGCTGAAGCCGGTGATGGAGGGACGTCACTGCAGCCTCGCTTCATCGAACGTGCTCGCTGGCTTTTCTGGCGGTACACTGACCTGATGTAGGGGTACTAGGGACAGGTCAAACAGAGCGACCCCCAAACCGGCTCAGGAGCCACAATGGTCATTGAGGAGCCATGCAAAGTTCAGGCATGAAGTCTCCCCCCTGCTCACCAAGGAAGGGAGAGAGGAAATGGGCCTTGTTTGGGAGAGCTGCACTCTGCCTCCCTCCTCTAAGGCAGACCGAGTGCCCCGCAGACCAGTCGCTGAAACACAAGTAAATAAAAGCAGCTGTCAGCTTATACAACCTCCCAGCTGGCTATTAAAATTTAACACACATCTCACAAACACATTGACAAGTATACTGTGTAAAACGGCTTTATTTTACTGGAAATTAAACAACTATCTTCGTAAAGGCTGTCATTCAAAGAGCATAACGGGACAATCGTATGTATTTGAACATGTGCCATCGAAAACCCGGATTTCTACCCAAACCACTGACGCATAACCTCAGTATATAATACTACAACACAGATGACCCTGCACAAagtaaataatatttaattcGTAACCAATAACCATGATAAGCAATCCTGATCATctaaaaatgacaacaaaacaacagaaatgAAATCAATGGCCATTAATATGATTTCGAGGCTCAGATGTTTCATGTAGAAAAACAATAAGCTATTCATACATAAAGGTTTCTATTAAGAAAATACGGCTGGATCATCTGACGGCTGCATGTTCATCCATACAACCAGATTGCTGGCTTCTgctaaaatatgtatttaatgcAGCGTGTGCTGTGAGATGCGCGTCCCGGCGCCTTAATTTTCCTTAATTAAGAGTGAGAAGCGCATAAGGACGGAGCGTGTGCGGCTGGCTGGGCGGCCACGGCAGTCCCTGAGCCGGCCTGGGCACACACTCAAGGCCGGGGCTCCGGGGGTAAGGAGGGAAACCTAACCTACCTGAAGAAGGGAGAGAAAACATGGGGGTGTACAGTACGGACTCCGGGTGGAGAGCCGGACAGCGCGGCCTTTGAGTAGCGAGTCCAcgatagctagctagctagcacCCTGCTAAGCAACCGCGGCTAATAACGAGCCAATAAACCGGCCCGGCGGCGACGAATAAAGCGAAGCAGAAGCGTGCTCACCCTCGTCCCCGGGGCCGGGATCCGCCTTTTCCCGCGTAGCTCACTAACGCCCGTCCATGTTCGCCTCTCGTTATTAACCAGTTACCTGGTAGCGGCTAGCGCTAGCTGGCCATTAATAATATAACTTAGCCTTATGATCGTTGCCTTTCATTCGTTTGCTCCGGCAGTTCCCCCCCTTCGCGCCCGTCGTGCCACGTATCCCGCCCGCTTCTCGGTGGCCGAACGAACCGCAaggctgttgtttttgttattattttattgttattgttgttgttaaaatatgaatatttctGTGCCTGCTGCCCCAGCCTCCGTGTCTCGCGATACAGTGAGGAAAGGGAAAGTGAGGGGGGGTTACCGATGGGGGGGTTgctgggatgggatgggatgggatgggatgggatggggggaTGGCGACCGGGAGGGGATTTACTGAGGAGTGGGGCGGCGGAGATGGGGCTCATTGAAGGGAACGGGTTTGCTGATGGGACTGCTGGTGATGGGCGGCTTTACTGCTGGGAGACACCGCGCAGCGGGTGGACTTTAACACGTTACATTGTGCTGTGCAAAAAAGATCCGCGACGCTTCCTTCGTGGAAACAATAAATCCACTCATTTTCCGATGGAATAGGACATAGAGTTGACCTGATCATATATAGTTATGAACAGACACAGTATATTTATGCTGGAGTAGGTTTGCATGTACCTTCAGTTGCCTCGATAAGCATTTTGATAGTGTGCTGAAGCCATTGTGAGTCAAGGATGAAATGGTTCGGGGTCAGGAGTCTGTGTAAATTCACGAACGAATGAATAAGTGGTTTGGTGTTTGAGAGATGATGTTGCAATGTATGTGTACACGTGCGATGTCCACGCCATGCAAAGCGACATGATCGTACCCTGCTCGCAGGACAGGTGTGGCTATTGACAAAGCAAAAAATAGTTGGCCATCTTAAATGGACCTTCAACAGTAGGCATACATTTGTTAGAGAACTATCATGCAAATATTAAATGACactctttatttaaattacaGTTTGTTCATGATGCAAATTATCGTAGGCAGCTTAAGCGATAAAACGATTACAAGATCATTCTCGCTTCAAATACGAGTTGAGGGTCTAAAGCACAAATCTCACATTGACTGAGCGACAAGCTTCAACCCAGTCATAATGTCCCAAAACAATAACAATCCAATACTACTTATATTAGTCCATAAAGCTTTAATAGTAATATGAGTTAAATATGAATAACACTAATGTTAAGAACCAGGGCCAGTTTAG
This genomic window from Paramormyrops kingsleyae isolate MSU_618 chromosome 22, PKINGS_0.4, whole genome shotgun sequence contains:
- the sh2b1 gene encoding SH2B adapter protein 1; amino-acid sequence: MNGSLLTPPSPRASNASPLPPSPSPSPPSPSLLPPPPPPPPAQSSSLSDTPTPSPSPSLSWTDFCELHARLAAGDFARHFRAFLLENPHYSADSAGAFCRRFTDRFVRHFQSELEGRVTPKEAGGWVPNSDATSLEEEELSPPLVPETTPTCPVTHLRPTPKALPIRVVHDVRVVDRYPTSYQDTYAHTQILPPSSSSSCSSSMGGNNGGRADAGISSRPALGHVVGNGEEEDEGSWVGPVGDDADAEREVCLGGANACPSTVTLPPSASSKGNGMVGGSHSKSKLKKRFSLRNVGRSVRGSVRGILHWRSSSGDSLQTPPSSSYSYTMGTQDGKRGSGSQPQTPSALPVSLSLPLAMPHSSSSSLPPSSSSSATSLSLSEARDRRRSNGESGVGEREKWSHRLEKLRLSRSPPPPPLPTSSSLSTATPAPGGPKKAGRLVREGGVNVSSSSDELSAPSGHGFAGFSFALHHLHHGSEVSGATQAGTGLSLGAGWRAGRWQKCRLVLREWEKDGGERGEEYFLEFFIPPKASKPRVTVPCSSILDVRSTTALEVPDKENTFLLQVEDAVHYMVETRDAGQMKAWLTDIRNGISLSEQEDMEGTCAPVQTEISGTPEFNDRLSQVCYRGVGGSSPVLEPLPPELPPRAPLDESESRLLGGGGANLGTPFAETPDATGSFLFSDVAAPTPETLEHPLSECQWFHGTLSRLRAAQLVLAGGPASHGVFLVRQSETRRGEYVLTFNFQGKAKHLRLSLNEDGQCRVQHLWFQSIFDMLEHFRVHPIPLESGGASDVTLISFVGATAIRQPGRDRAGSRPTVCDVITPRHPDSPSTPISDCVLDQQTP